AGTCCCCTTTCCCAGCCTATCCTGACGTTCATGACAACTTCTCCCTGTTCCACCCTGAGCTTCAGGACCCTGCCTGGCTTGCCGTCGTAACATGGCCTCGCTGTCGGGGGTAAATACCAAGGTTCTTGGTCTCACAGCCGAGGACATCAAGGATGTGGACACACACACGGTGGGATTGGGGCaggagtttaataggcaaaaggaaAGAACAGCTCTGTCACAGAGAGGGGGCCCACTAGATTACCCAGTTTTTTATGCAAccaattaaatgtttatttaagaaaaattaatttacacttctGCATAAGGAAATAGAAAGGCCAAATTCTAAAGCCAAAAATAAGACACCACCAAACCCGTTTGGCAGCAAGTAATCTACCAGTTTCCTGAAGAATTACTATGTAACTGTCAGAAAATCTGCAGATTACGTGACATGGCTCTTGGCTCATAAATTCAGCAGCTTAGGAGAATTGGCAGGAAGGCATTATTGGGCCATAAATACAGAAGATGATAAAATTATGAGGTCGGTATATATCatcatataaaaatcaaattaattgaATCATATAATGCATGTGATTTAACTTAAAATTGAAAGCTCTGATTCTTCTTAAcatctgtatttattatatttcttacaATTAGTATGATTACccaatttatttgcatttcatgGTTCACACTTGTGTCTTCTGATTATTTGTACTTCTCTGATGTCACTTGTAAACATGGGTGAATCTTAAGGaggttatgctaagtgaaataagccagtgcaaggagagaaaatgacatttgattTCACTGATGTGAGCTGTCTGTGATAGTCAAGTGCAATGGTGGTTGTAAGGTTGGGGGAATTGGGAAATGGGGAGTTTTTGTTTAATGGGTGTACACTGCAGTTTTGCAAGGTGAAAACGTTTCTGGAGGTAAATGGTGCTGGTTGCAAAGCAGTAAGGGTGTAATTAATGCCATTGACTTGCATACTTGAAAATGATTAAGATGATCACTTTTAGgtattttaacacaatttttttttttgagtttttctttttttttttcttttatgagcttttttttttaattgcattttaggttttggggtacatatgaagaacatgcaagatggttgcataggtgcacacatgacagtgtggtttgctgccttccttcccctcacctacatctggcatttctccccatgctatctctccccacctccccacccccccatcccttccccatttccccccaacggaccccagtgtgtagtgctcccctgccATCAAAAaccgatgagttcgtgtccttcgtagggacatggatgaacctggaaaccaccattctcagcaaactgacacaagagcagaaaatcaaacaccgcatgttctcactcataggcgggtgctgaacaatgaggacacaattttttaaaaatagccacaaAGATTGCAGTTAAGAGGAGTCTGAGGGATATTATCAAGTATAACAACTTACATGTAATTGGAGTCTAAGAAGGAATCGAGAAAGGAAAAGggcagaaaaagtaaagaaaaggggCTGaaaacgtctcaaaaaaaataaccTATTGATTTTAGAgctaaaaaaatgctaaatagaATAAATGCTAAGCAAATGATATCTGGACATTACATGGCTAAACTAATCAAGGCCAAAATTGAAGAAAGAATCTTGAAAGTAGCGAAAGAAAAGTTTACATCATGCATCAGGTGAGGTTTCCCGAGCTTAGCTCTATAGACATTTTGAGCTAGAAAATGTATGATTGTTGAGGACCACGACGTCCAGCCTTTCACATCTGCACACTCTGAGGTGACGATGCTTATTACCTTCCTAATACTTCAGGAAATCGTGTCTTCCTCCCTCTTATCTCTGTGTCCATCGTTCTCTTTATCTGTCTGCCTCTCTGGCTTTTTCCCTGGCTCCCTCTCTACTGCctcgtttcatttcattttcctttaacttCTTACTCTCTTTCAGTATAAATaaagatgtgaaagaaaaaaaattgtatgcctTTGGTTTTGTATAATATATGGCCATTTTTCATCTTATTGATTGCCACTACAGTCTGtattgtttctttccatttacttttcaGTTGAATCGCTCTTATTTAACTTAAAGTGCACGTTGAGATCACTGATTAtgatattttcttcctatttgagtTTTTATTGGTATAAGTTTCTCACAAATCTTCAACTGCATCTAcaaattttgtgctttttttttaacctcaggaTAGTTGTAATTTCCATTGTAATTTCATATTTGATCACAATTTTATTTAGAAGTGGTTAATTTCCATAGATGTGAAAAGTTACGTATATATGGCTTCTTGTTACTGATCTGTTATTCAACTCCTTTGCCATAGAAACAGGGtgtatattatttccattttaaaattaatgggtTTTCTCTAAGACCACATATGTCCACTCTGACACACTCAATGTGCatttgaatgtgtgtgttcaGTTGTTGGGCTAAattggatacatatatatatatataattttaagttatatgtaaattttttagtATACCGTTGATTTTGTATCATACATGGCCATTTCCTATTTTATCGATTGCCACCatggtctttattatttctttctgtctacTTTGCAGCTGAATTGCTCTTAAGTGACAAAATGGAAGTAAAGGTCACTGATTAcggtattttctttctatttgattAAAGTTTTTATTAGTGCAAGTTTCTCACTAAGCTTCAACTGCATCTACACattttgtgaattttactttaattCAGTTCAGGATAGTTGTAATTTCCAGTGTAATTTAATATTTGATCAGGGTTTATTTAAAAGGGTTAATTTCCATGGATTTAAAGGATTCATGAATTTCTTCCCATTACTGATTTCTAACTTATCTGTTGCTATTAGAAAATGGGatgtatattatttcaattttaatattGAGTTTTGTCTATGACCCCACATATCTACTCTGACAAATACTCAGTGTACACTTGAATGTGAGTGTTTATTTGTTGGGTTAAActgtatatatagacatatatatataactttaccGTATTCAAATAAGTTCTTGTCATTTGAAAAATACTCTGTTGGCTCACATTCGAATTATTATTTAGTTAATTACTTCCATAACACATAGTACATTGATcttgcagaaaatagaaaatattgacaaatgaatttgaaatttcaaaatatttattgaacaaaagaataaacataagccccaaagaaaatatgacaaactgtatacataaaatgtaattttccccTAATTAATATAATTGCTTTCTGTTCGTGGTTTACAAAATGACTGAtgtttcccttctctccctttgtACCTATGTGTATCTGGCAGAAATGTTCTTAGCTCTGGCTACAGGCGCACAGAAACTTGCTATCGATGATAATGTCCAactgtttatttcctttccccAGAAGAAACTGGAGGACTGGCACTGTCTGGATTGATCACAGGACAGATACTCAGGGAGCTCTGATCATCTTGAGTTTCAcgtttatgagaaaaaaatggacgCAGAGGCTCGGCAACAGGAATGTCGTTGAATGTGTAGATATGGCACCCATCGCTAACATTATAAAAGGAAACGGACTGCATACCCACATCCAGGTAAATCCCCACTCTGTGCAACTGGGGGCTCACCCAGAGAAAAATCAAAGGCATGGTGCTGGCGGCAAAGATCTGTCTTCTTCTGCAACCCACAGTCCAGAAGCCGCGTTCTGAAGTAAGTACAACCTCCCCCTGTCGATTCACAGACTCCTTGCAAATGCCCACATCCCATATTTTGCTGGTGCCCACATCCACCTCCCAGTAGTGGCGGCCAGACGTGAAGCGAGAGGTCCCCAGGACGCACAGGGCGGAGCTGAACCTTTCAGCCTGCTCTTTCCTGTTCTGCTTGAAATCCCCACATCGGACGCTCCTCAGGTCTTCAGAAATGCTAAGATAGTTGCTGGCTGTGTCCACATCCAAGATCATTTCCACTGTGGAACGAAGAACCAGTAGTTCAGCAAAGACACACACTACAGACTCCCTCTGCCCCTTAACTGCAAACACCTAAATATGCTGCTCACTTTTGCTTCTTTTACTCTACTTTCCCAAATCAAAATGTTCCTGTTTAGCTGCCGGATGAGGTCAAATTTTATGTATAGAATGCGTGAATATAATAACTACAACATATCCACCTTATTCATAGTAGAAATTCCTTTTGAATGAAGTCATGGCATAATTGGATAAGCATTTTCTCCATTGAATACATAAGATACATGAAGGGAAAGACAGTCGCTATCTCTCCAAATGACTGTACAACTGGCAGGTTCCATGAAAATCTGTACCCAAAGGTGAAGTTCCATACTGCTGTTTGTGAAGCATAAAAATTGCAGATGACAGACTTCTGCTAACgcacatatttaaagaaatgtttgaaagttatttttccaGTGCTTTCTATGGGTTGTGGAAGGTCGTATCGATTCCTTACCTTGAAACTTCTTCATCCTTGGGTTCATCCTTAGAATAGATTTCAGCTTGGGCTCTAGTTCCTTGATGATGGAAATCAGTGCCCTCAGCTTGTACTTGGGCTTGATGTCATCCTTCTGAGACACCACAGTGCATAAGGGGCATAGTACACCTTCCCCGTGGGGCTCCTTCTGCAGTGAATTGACGCACTGGAGGCAGCAGGCATATCCACATTTCAGTTGCACCGGCGCTTCAAGATCATTTAGACAAACAGGACATCTAATTACTTGCTTGAAGTGTTGAGCCATGGCAAATGTCTGTAGGAAAGAAATCGAGGGTGGTATTAGAATTTCCATGAGCTGAATGAGCAGCTGATCATGCTTGGGACCTTTTGTGTTTACATGCAGAGAGTTATTGTATGACACTTACCATCACTACGACTAGTGACGAACACACaacataaatacaaatgtaaatgacTTGAGGCCCTGAACTTCTAATATCTGTAATACTCATTGAAACAAAGGGCATGATTCACTGAAAGACTTTGAGTTGAAATAGTAAAGGGGTCTCCACCTGAGCTGTTTGATATGGTAGCACCGGGGCTTATCCAAACGGAGATGTGCCGTGAGcaaaatacacttttatttt
This genomic interval from Saimiri boliviensis isolate mSaiBol1 chromosome 14, mSaiBol1.pri, whole genome shotgun sequence contains the following:
- the LOC141581222 gene encoding ret finger protein-like 4A; protein product: MEILIPPSISFLQTFAMAQHFKQVIRCPVCLNDLEAPVQLKCGYACCLQCVNSLQKEPHGEGVLCPLCTVVSQKDDIKPKYKLRALISIIKELEPKLKSILRMNPRMKKFQVEMILDVDTASNYLSISEDLRSVRCGDFKQNRKEQAERFSSALCVLGTSRFTSGRHYWEVDVGTSKIWDVGICKESVNRQGEVVLTSERGFWTVGCRRRQIFAASTMPLIFLWVSPQLHRVGIYLDVGMQSVSFYNVSDGCHIYTFNDIPVAEPLRPFFSHKRETQDDQSSLSICPVINPDSASPPVSSGERK